From one Solanum lycopersicum chromosome 12, SLM_r2.1 genomic stretch:
- the LOC101247987 gene encoding protein ULTRAPETALA 1-like — translation MFCEEELRDMSVLQKGDDYVEVVCGCTSRRHGDAGARLRIFKSGELKIACECYHGCPEDNLSPFAFEKHAGKENNRWKHNIWVFIDGYKVPLIKTTLLKFYNMSPKNAKRPHKLVLHRDEFIKCTKCSKRRRFYRRSKNECRSYHDALANANFQCSDIPFDKFSCDDAEERASRRACKGCLLSPTCGGCTSCVCFGCEVCCFSDCDCQTCIDFRKNTKA, via the exons ATGTTTTGCGAAGAGGAGCTACGCGATATGAGCGTGTTGCAGAAAGGAGATGACTATGTGGAGGTTGTGTGTGGATGCACCAGTCGTAGACATGGCGATGCTGGTGCTAGACTTAGGATTTTCAAGTCCGGTGAACTCAAAATTGCTTGCGAATGTTACCATGGCTGCCCTGAAG ATAATCTTAGTCCATTTGCCTTTGAGAAACATGCTGGAAAAGAGAATAACAGATGGAAACATAATATTTGGGTGTTTATTGATGGTTATAAAGTTCCATTGATAAAGACTACACTACTGAAATTCTACAACATGTCTCCAAAGAATGCCAAGAGGCCACATAAACTTGTTCTTCATCGTGATGAATTTATCAAATGTACCAAGTGCAGTAAAAGACGTAGGTTTTATCGCCGCTCTAAGAATGAATGCAGGAGCTACCATGATGCATTGGCCAATGCTAATTTTCAGTGCTCAGATATTCCTTTCGACAA ATTTTCATGTGATGATGCTGAAGAGCGAGCTAGTCGAAGGGCGTGTAAGGGATGTTTGCTTTCACCAACATGTGGAGGTTGCACTTCATGTGTGTGCTTTGGATGTGAAGTGTGTTGCTTCTCAGATTGCGATTGCCAGACTTGCATCGACTTCAGAAAGAATACAAAAGCTTAA